In Helianthus annuus cultivar XRQ/B chromosome 8, HanXRQr2.0-SUNRISE, whole genome shotgun sequence, a single genomic region encodes these proteins:
- the LOC110870283 gene encoding uncharacterized protein LOC110870283, protein MNFLSINICDLGSDFKSAWIKGLKLEHKISFLAMQEIQIGEFSSDAASKLWGNNCFEIDFVGATGRSGGLFINIINVYDPQRVSEKRFMGCFIGCGQLGERNDLIEYDMKGRSFTFLAPNSNKLSKIDRMLVCKNFFDKWPDACLRAIPRLHSDHSPVILVTSSGNFGVKPFKFFNSWLERDDLEEVVENAVNTFDNPDARPDVRDLSEEELWIKEECVNNIRERERWALLDLKQKSRCKWALDGDENSMFFHRLCNNRKRKNGIPGLMIGGSWVSKPKLVKKEILGFFRNHFTEFVGNRPGLVWHNTKRLSEVEATGISGCFTGKEIKNAVFECGSDKAPGPDGFNFKFLKHFWKYFEDDFRDIMASFYE, encoded by the exons ATGAATTTCCTTTCGATTAATATTTGTGATTTGGGGTCTGATTTTAAATCGGCTTGGATCAAAGGTTTAAAATTAGAACATAAGATTAGCTTTCTTGCTATGCAAGAAATTCAAATTGGGGAATTTAGCTCTGATGCGGCTTCCAAATTATGGGGCAATAACTGTTTTGAGATTGATTTTGTGGGAGCGACGGGTAGATCGGGGGGTTTG TTTATCAACATAATCAACGTTTACGACCCTCAGCGGGTGTCAGAAAAAAGGTTTATGGGATGCTTTATCGGGTGTGGTCAGCTCGGGGAACG GAACGATCTTATTGAATACGACATGAAAGGTAGGAGTTTTACTTTCCTGGCCCCTAATTCAAACAAACTTAGCAAGATCGATAGGATGTTGGTTTGCAAAAATTTCTTCGACAAATGGCCTGATGCATGTTTGAGAGCTATCCCGAGATTACATTCGGATCATAGTCCGGTTATTCTGGTGACCAGCAGCGGAAATTTTGGAGTTAAACCATTCAAGTTCTTTAACTCTTGGCTCGAGAGGGATGATCTAGAAGAGGTGGTGGAAAACGCGGTCAATACTTTTGATAATCCTGATGCCCGTCCCGACGTTAG GGATTTAAGCGAAGAGGAATTATGGATTAAGGAGGAATGTGTTAATAATATTCGGGAACGGGAGCGGTGGGCGCTTTTGGATTTAAAGCAAAAGTCTCGATGTAAGTGGGCGTTAGATGGTGATGAAAACTCTATGTTCTTCCACAGACTTTGTAATAATAGGAAAAGGAAAAATGGTATTCCAGGGCTCATGATAGGTGGTTCGTGGGTTTCGAAACCAAAGTTGGTTAAGAAAGAGATTTTGGGGTTTTTCAGGAACCACTTTACGGAGTTTGTGGGTAACAGACCTGGTCTGGTTTGGCACAACACTAAGCGGCTTTCGGAAGTGGAAGCTACAGGTATTTCGGGTTGTTTCACTGGTAAAGAGATTAAGAACGCGGTTTTTGAGTGCGGGTCGGATAAAGCTCCTGGTCCGGATGGTTTTAACTTTAAATTCCTGAAGCACTTTTGGAAATATTTTGAAGATGACTTTAGAGATATTATGGCTTCCTTTTACGAATAG
- the LOC110873284 gene encoding dehydrodolichyl diphosphate synthase 2 has protein sequence MAPSILIAEEEDSVAELKYQTLYDGLQAELLPTHVAIMFMDGASGEQLNDIARICCELRIKVLSISTLSSANVHRSKEEVDVTTNITKLCLEDLERNDIRVSVIGKRDSISDSLLDIINKMEETTKNNKSLHIIEAIDYTGRGDIIQACMVLAEKVKDGVIQPEDIDENVFQQELETKCSEFPNPDLMIRTGGKYSIDNFMIWQMAYTELYFVENEDLEFNKTSFIEALDSYQKRSRRFGGK, from the exons ATGGCCCCATCGATTTTAATTGCTGAAGAAGAGGATAGTGTAGCAGAACTAAAATATCAAACATTGTATGATGGACTTCAAGCAGAATTGTTGCCGACACACGTCGCGATAATGTTCATGGATGGTGCTAGCGGCGAACAGTTGAACGATATTGCACGGATTTGCTGCGAGCTCCGAATAAAAGTTCTCTCTATCTCTACGCTTTCTTCTGCGAATGTCCATCGATCCAAA GAGGAGGTTGATGTTACAACAAACATAACGAAACTGTGCTTGGAAGATCTTGAAAG aAATGATATTAGGGTTTCGGTAATAGGCAAAAGGGACTCAATTTCAGACTCATTGCTAGACATCATAAACAAGATGGAAGAAACTACAAAGAACAACAAGTCGCTTCATATTATCGAAGCGATAGATTACACAGGACGTGGCGACATCATTCAGGCTTGCATGGTTCTTGCTGAGAAGGTGAAAGATGGTGTTATACAACCCGAGGATATCGATGAAAATGTTTTCCAGCAAGAACTGGAGACGAAGTGCTCAGAGTTTCCTAACCCGGATCTGATGATTCGAACGGGTGGGAAGTATAGCATTGACAACTTTATGATATGGCAAATGGCGTATACTGAACTCTACTTTGTAGAAAATGAGGATCTTGAATTTAACAAGACTAGTTTTATTGAGGCGTTAGACTCGTACCAGAAAAGATCCAGACGGTTTGGTGGAAAGTGA